CAACGGAAGGCATCTTCGACTTTCTGGACACGCTCATCAAGGAAGAAGACGCCGAAGGAGCACTCAAAGCGTCCTACGACGTCGACGAGAATCCAGACGAGATGCTGAACTGGATCGAAGATAACGTCCCCAAGGACTACCAGGGTGCTGAACTGGCGGACGCCTACGAGTTCCTCGCGAACGCCGACCGCTGGCTGGGTCGGGTTCGCTCGACGCAGAACTACTCGTTCTGGCGCTACGCCTCGGACAACATGACTGCCGGCGTCGCGGCCTCCCGCCGCGAGCCGAAAGGCGGCTGGACCCGGTACGGACCACCGAGCTACTGGCGGAAACTCGGCAGCAGCAAGGGCACGCGCAAGACACGCGACGCAATCGCCGAGCGGATCGCCGAGCGCGAGGGGACGAGTGTCGGGACCGCCCGCCGAGAGATCATGCCGTTCCTCTCGGCAATGACTCACCACTGCAAGAATCGGGACCTGACCGTGCAAATGGCCGCGGCGTACGAACTCGACGAGAAGGAGGTCTCGTTCGTGACGGGAAGTGGAAAGAGCACCAACAAGGTCCAGTCGATTGTTGAGGACGCCGAAGAGCTGCTCACCGAGCAGACGGTCGAACACTCCGGCTCTGCGTTCTTCGATACGTCCGATTCGGACAGCGATTCAACAGCGGCGACGGACGCGGAGTCGCTGGCCGACGACGAGGCGTCCCAGGCAGCCAGCGATGGCCAGGGACAGGGACAAGGACAGGAAACGCTCGTCTCTGCGGGTGAAGACGGGACCGGTTCGTCCAGCGAAGAACCGGATGACGAACCTGCCGAAACGGGTTCCCCAGACGAGACCGACGACGATCAGTCCGGCCTGAACGACTTCTTCTGATCAACCTCGTCCAACTTGGCCGTCTATAGCGTCTCCAGTGACAACAATCCCACTTCTGTGAGGTGTAGAAAGACCTATACGTCACCCGTGGACACGTCGTCATAATCGCGGTTCGGCTCGGTGGGTACCGCCCTGGCCCCGTTCCGCACGAGCAGGTCCATGACCGACAAGAACGACTGCACAACAGGTGATCGTGATGACGACGCCCCCACAACAGGTGCCAACGACGCTGACAGCTTCACAGCAGGCACCGGTGAGGAAGACGTTATTGGCAGCGAGACTGAGACCGAGACCGGCATCGACACCGGGAGCGAGAACCAGAGCGATACCACAACGAAACCAAATCTTCGGAAAGCACTCCTGTTACTCCTCGTCGGTGCCGGCGTCATCTGGCTCGGTTACTCCGACTACACCACCCAGGAGGAGCGCCTCGAGAACGCAGTCGAGGTCGACGCCGAAATCGTCGAGACGGACGTCGACCGACGAAGTTCAAGCAGCGGCAGTAGCGGTTCCACGTACTACCCCGTCGTCGAATTTGAATACAGCTACGAGGAGTCGACGTACACCAGTTCGAATCTCCACGCGAGTGACTCTCGCAGCGGGCACTCGAGTCGGTCGGCAGCCCAGTCGATCGTTGCGGAGTACCCAGAAGGTGAACAGGTGACGGCGTATCTCGATCCGAGCGAGCCCGAAACGGCGTTTCTCGAGACTGAAGAGTCGAATAGCCCCTTCCTCTGGATGGGCGTCGGTGTGCTCTTTGTGCTCGCTGGTGGTAGTATGGTTGTGAAGGGACAGGTAGGGACGGGAGGGGATAATGGCGAGGACGACGATAAAGTAGAGGCTTGGGCAGAGGACAAAAACGGGGATCGGGACCAGCAGACAAAGTGGCAGTAGCACAGGAAAGTGGGTAACTCTCGTGTAGAGAAACGCTGAGCGAGAACGGGCGGGGAACGAGGGCCGTGACCGAAGCCAGCCGACACACCCAACGGCTGCTACAACAACCCGAGTTCAGAGCCGACCGTCCGGAACGACTCCAGACACGTAATAATGTCGTCGCGGTCGTGAGTCGCGATCGGCGCGACGCGGAGTCGACTCTCGCCTTCCGGCACCGCAGGCGGCCGAATCGGCGGGACGACGATCCCGCGGGCGCGAAGCCCGTCCGCGAACGCGAGCGCGTCTCGCTGGTCACCGACAATCACTGGGAGAATCTGGGACTCACCTGGGATCGAGAATCCCATCGTCTCGAGTCCGTCCCGAAGATGCGCGACGTTCTCCCAGAGCTGTTCGCGCGCCTCACTGTGGCGTGCGAGGTGGAGTGCCTCGCTCGCGGCCGCGGCCGCCGTCGGTGCGAGACCGGTCGAGAAGGCGAACGAGCGGGCCTCGTTGAGCAGACTCTCGATGAGCGCGTCGCTGCCGGCGACGTAGCCGCCCTGGCTCGCGAGCGCCTTCGAGAGCGTTCCCATCTGGATGTGAACCCGGTCCTCGAGCCCCTCCGCCTGCACGACGCCGCCGCCGTCCGCGTAGAGACCGGTTGCGTGGGCCTCGTCGACCATTACCCACGCGCCGAACTCCTCGGCCAGGTCGCAGATTGCCGAGAGCGGGGCGACGGTGCCGTCGACGCTGAAGACGGTGTCCGTGACGATGAGCCAGGATTCGTCTTCGGTGCCCGCGTCCGCATTCGTGCTGTCAGCAACTGCGGCACGGGACTCGAGTGCATCGCGCAGACTCGCCGGATCGCAGTGGTCGTAGACGATGGTCTCGCAGTCGGCGAGTCGGCAGCCGTCGATGAGGCTCGCGTGGTTGCGTTCGTCGGAGAAAATAACGTCCGGCTCGAGTGCGGTGATCGTGCCGACGTTCGCGGCGTAGCCGGAGGAGAACGCGAGCGCGCGCTCGGTACCCTTGGTTTCGGCGAGCAGGCGCTCCAGATCGTGGTGGACCATGGTATCGCCGGTGATGATACGGCTCGCACCGGCACCAGTACCGACGGTGGCGGCGGCCTGTCGGGCCGCGTCCTGCACCCGCTGGTCGTCTGTCAGCCCGAGGTAGTTGTTCGAGGAGAAGACGAGCGCTTCATCGGTGTCGAGCACCGGCAGGTCACCGCCGGCGGCGTCTGCGAAGTACCCGCGCTCGGCGACCCGATCGACGGGGGAGAGCGTCCGTTTTTGCGCGCGTTCCTCGAGTGATCCCAGCCGGGCCTCGAGGTCGAACCCGCGGTCGCAGTCTTCCATTCGCCTGAAGGGAGTCCGTGGCGTGGTTTTACTCTCACGGTTCCGTTTCCATAGGGTTCCTGTCACGATCGGCGCGATGCGTTCCTCCCTATCGCGGCGTTTCAGC
The DNA window shown above is from Natrialba magadii ATCC 43099 and carries:
- a CDS encoding replication factor C large subunit, whose product is MSDWTETYRPTTLSEVRGNNKARDKLKEWAETWDDHQDAVIVHGSPGVGKTSAAHALANDLGWPVMELNASDSRGADVIERIAGEAAKSGTLTGGESGRRLVILDEADNFHGNADYGGSREVTRVVKSANQPIVLVANEFYDMSQSLRNACETIEFRDVSKRSIVPVLRDICRREDIEFEDDALQKIAEDTSGDLRSAVNDLQAVAEEAERLTVDDVVTGDRDTTEGIFDFLDTLIKEEDAEGALKASYDVDENPDEMLNWIEDNVPKDYQGAELADAYEFLANADRWLGRVRSTQNYSFWRYASDNMTAGVAASRREPKGGWTRYGPPSYWRKLGSSKGTRKTRDAIAERIAEREGTSVGTARREIMPFLSAMTHHCKNRDLTVQMAAAYELDEKEVSFVTGSGKSTNKVQSIVEDAEELLTEQTVEHSGSAFFDTSDSDSDSTAATDAESLADDEASQAASDGQGQGQGQETLVSAGEDGTGSSSEEPDDEPAETGSPDETDDDQSGLNDFF
- a CDS encoding DUF3592 domain-containing protein; this translates as MTDKNDCTTGDRDDDAPTTGANDADSFTAGTGEEDVIGSETETETGIDTGSENQSDTTTKPNLRKALLLLLVGAGVIWLGYSDYTTQEERLENAVEVDAEIVETDVDRRSSSSGSSGSTYYPVVEFEYSYEESTYTSSNLHASDSRSGHSSRSAAQSIVAEYPEGEQVTAYLDPSEPETAFLETEESNSPFLWMGVGVLFVLAGGSMVVKGQVGTGGDNGEDDDKVEAWAEDKNGDRDQQTKWQ
- a CDS encoding aminotransferase class I/II-fold pyridoxal phosphate-dependent enzyme — its product is MEDCDRGFDLEARLGSLEERAQKRTLSPVDRVAERGYFADAAGGDLPVLDTDEALVFSSNNYLGLTDDQRVQDAARQAAATVGTGAGASRIITGDTMVHHDLERLLAETKGTERALAFSSGYAANVGTITALEPDVIFSDERNHASLIDGCRLADCETIVYDHCDPASLRDALESRAAVADSTNADAGTEDESWLIVTDTVFSVDGTVAPLSAICDLAEEFGAWVMVDEAHATGLYADGGGVVQAEGLEDRVHIQMGTLSKALASQGGYVAGSDALIESLLNEARSFAFSTGLAPTAAAAASEALHLARHSEAREQLWENVAHLRDGLETMGFSIPGESQILPVIVGDQRDALAFADGLRARGIVVPPIRPPAVPEGESRLRVAPIATHDRDDIITCLESFRTVGSELGLL